Within the Fundidesulfovibrio putealis DSM 16056 genome, the region GGACAAGGCCGTGCCCGAGGCCCCGGACGCCAAACCCCTGGAGATCGCCAAGGGGTCCGTCTCCTTTAAGGGCGTGGGCTTCGGCTACGATCCGGCGCGGCCCGTGCTCACCGACGTGACTTTCTCCTGCCCCGGCGGGTCCACCGTGGCCGTTGTGGGCCAGACCGGCGCGGGCAAGACCTCGCTCATAAGCCTGCTGCTGCGCTTCTACGATCCGCAGCAGGGCAGCATCACCATCGACGGCCAGGATCTTCGGTCCGTGACGCTGAAAAGCCTGCGGCAGCAGGTGGCCATCGTGCTTCAGGACACGCACCTCTTCCCCATGAGCGTCCACGACAACATCGCCTATGGCAAGCGCACCGCCACCCGCGAGGAGGTCATCCACGCCGCCGAGATGGCCAACGCCCATGAGTTCATCATGGCCATGCCCGATGGCTACGACACCAAGCTGGACGAACGCGGCTCCAACCTCTCGGGCGGGCAGCGCCAGCGGTTGTCCATCGCGCGGGCGCTCCTGAAGAATGCGCCGCTGCTCATCCTGGACGAGCCGACTTCCGCCCTGGACGCCGGGACCGAGGCCCTCATCATGGAGAGCCTGGACCGGCTGATGCTGAACCGGACCACCTTCGTCATCGCCCACCGCCTGTCCATGATGCGCCGGGCGGACCTTATCCTGGTGATAAAGGACAAGAAGGTCTGGGAGATGGGCACGTTCCAGGAGCTTCTGGACAAGGGCGGGGAGTTCGCGCGACTGCATTCGCTTCAGTTCGCGCCGCTCAAGGAGCGCAAGAAGCCCGTCGAGGACGCGGTCGAGGAAGCGCCGTAGGACCGCAGTGGAGCGCACCATGGGTACTCTTGAGAGCCTTTCGGGACGCAGTTCGGGACGCGCCTCCAGGCACGCGCCTGGAATACCATCGGAGGCCACAGCGGTGAACATTCATGGAAGAGCCTCCGGCAGCCTTGCGTCCATGGGCGTCTGCCGCGCCGTCTTCTCCGGTCCGGTCCGGGCAGCCGCCCTGCTTGTGCTGCTGGCCGTGGCGTCAGCCCTCACCGGCTGCGGCCCCATGGCCAGCATGGCAGGCCCCACCTACACCATGCACGTGGACGCCTACGCCGAGTCCGTCCCCTACGGGAGGCGCTTCTACATCCTGCCCGGCATCATGGAGACCAAGTCCGACGACGCCGAGTTCAAGGCCGTGGCCGCGCGTCTGTCCGGAGCCCTGGTGGCCAAGGGCTACACGCATGCGTCCAGCCTCGCCGAGGCGGATCTGGGCCTGTATCTGGTCTACCGCGTGCGCGAGGACGGCCGCTCACAGTTCGACACCTTCTCCCAGCGCGCCATGGGGCCGACCCCGAGGCCGTTCTTCGTGTTGACCTATATCCGCGAGGTCTCCCTGGAGGCCGTGGACATGGCCCGCTTCGCCCGAAACGACCCCAGGCACGTGGTCTGGAAGATCAACATCGTCAGCAAAGGCCCCACCAGCGACCTGCAAAAGGCCATGCCCGCCCTGGCGGCGGCCATCGCCGAATACGCCGGAACCAGCGGCGAGTCATACGTGGAAGTGGACGGCGCCGGAAACATCCGGCCTTTCAAGCCGTCTCGTCCCGCCATCCCGGATCCACCCCTTCCGAGGCTCTAGCACATGAAAAAGCGCACCATCATCGTATCAGGACTGGCCTGCACCTATCCCCTGGGCGGCGTCGCCTGGGACTACATCCAGTACCTGCACGGCTTCCACAAGCTCGGGCACGACGTGTACTATCTCGAGGACACGGGCGGCTGGGCCTACGACCCCTTCAACGTGACTTTCACGGAAGATTATTCGTATCATATCAAATATCTGACTGATTACCTGAGCGCGCTGCACCCTGATCTGGCCAAGCGCTTCTGCGTGCGCGACCCCGGCGACAACTTTCACGGCTTGAGCCAGGAGCAGTTGGCGGACGTGGTCAAGCGCGCCGACGTGGTGTTCAACATCTCCACCACCTTGTGGATGCGCGAGGAGTATCAGTCCATCCCGGTGAAGGTGCTGATCGACTCCGACCCCATGTACACCCAGGCGGGCATCCCGGACTATCTGGCAGGCACGGCCAACGAAAAAGACGTCAAGAACATCGACCACATGAAGATGCACGACCGCTTCTTCAGCTTCGCCGAGAACTTCGGCAAGGAAGGCTGCATCATCCCCAAGGGCGTGTTCGACTGGCAGCCCACCCGCCAGCCCATCGTGCTGGAGTGCTGGGACGCGCCGCGCAGGCCCGCCGGGAACGCCTTCACCACGGTGCTCTCCTGGCAGCCCAAGGAGTCCGGCCCGGTGATCGGCGGCGTGCAGTACGGCGGCAAGAACATGGAGTTCGCCAAGTTCATCGATCTGCCCAGCAAGACCGGGGCCACCTTGGAGTTGGCTTTGGGGCAGGGCAGGCCCCCGCGCGAGATGCTGGAGGAGAAAGGCTGGAAGCTGGAGGACGGCTTCGCCAAGTCCACCACGCCCTGGTTGTATCGCGATTACATTTGGGACTCGTTTGCCGAGTTCAGCATGGCCAAGAACGCGTACGTCGCCTCCAGGAGCGGCTGGTTCTCCTGCCGTAGCGCCTGTTATCTGGCGGCGGGGCGGCCCTGCGTGGTGCAGGACACCGGATTCAGTGGGTTCATGCCGGTGGGAGAGGGCGTGCTTGCCTTCTCGACTGAGGAAGAAGCGCTGGCCGGGATCGAAGCGGTGCGGGGCGACTGGGACAAGCACTCGCGTGCCGCCCGGAAGTTCGCGGAGCAGTGGTTCGATTCCGATGTGGTGCTCGGCAAGCTGCTGAAAGAGGCGACGGAGTAGGGCGCTGCTTTTGGCGGGGATGGGCCGGGGCTGGGCAAGCGTGGGCCGCAGGGTGCGGCGCGCTCCGTCGAGCCCCGTCCGGTCGCGTGACGCAAACATTACTCGCTCGAAGACTCGCTGCGAGTTTGCGCCCCGCGCCCTCCCGGCGCTCACCGGTTCGCGCCACACCCTGCGGCTTGGGCCGAAGTGAAGCGGGAAAACGGATTCCGGGGCCAGCGGGCGAGGCCATGGGACGGCTTGAAGTGGCGAAGCCGGTATGGGTTTCCAAAGCCCGTGGGTGCTTGGGCCCTTTGGCCGCCGGAGGCTTCTTCTCCACTGAATTCACTTGAGCCGAATGACAATACTTTAAGAGAACAAAGAGCCTTTCCGTGAATAATAGACGTGTCAGAGTCGAGAAATGGGGACTTGTTGTTTCCGTCGCGCTGCTGGCGGCGTTGCTGATCCCGGCGCTGTCCCACGCGCGTGGCTGGTCCACCACTGAACAGAACGGCGTGCGCTGGCTGGTTGGCCCGGACGGCGGCAAATTCTTCTCCATTGGAACGAATAATACCAGCGGCGGCGAGAACGACGCCAAGTCCAAGGCTGCTCAGGGCTATTACTGGCAGCGGTTCTACCCCAGCATGGAAGCCTGGGGAAAAGAGACCCAGGAGCGGCTTGCGGCGTGGGGATTCAACACCGCAGGGGGCTGGTCCGACCCGTCCGGGGTCATGAGCTTCCCGATCATCCCGGAGATCGACCTGGGGCGCAACTCCAAGCTCCACTGGTACGACATCTTCGACCCCTCCATGCAGGAAAATGCCGACGAAATCGCCCGCGAGATCGTGGCCAAGTACAAGGACAACCCCCGCGTGCTGGGCTACTTCACCGACAACGAAGTGG harbors:
- a CDS encoding glycosyltransferase; the encoded protein is MKKRTIIVSGLACTYPLGGVAWDYIQYLHGFHKLGHDVYYLEDTGGWAYDPFNVTFTEDYSYHIKYLTDYLSALHPDLAKRFCVRDPGDNFHGLSQEQLADVVKRADVVFNISTTLWMREEYQSIPVKVLIDSDPMYTQAGIPDYLAGTANEKDVKNIDHMKMHDRFFSFAENFGKEGCIIPKGVFDWQPTRQPIVLECWDAPRRPAGNAFTTVLSWQPKESGPVIGGVQYGGKNMEFAKFIDLPSKTGATLELALGQGRPPREMLEEKGWKLEDGFAKSTTPWLYRDYIWDSFAEFSMAKNAYVASRSGWFSCRSACYLAAGRPCVVQDTGFSGFMPVGEGVLAFSTEEEALAGIEAVRGDWDKHSRAARKFAEQWFDSDVVLGKLLKEATE